A single genomic interval of Cucumis sativus cultivar 9930 chromosome 5, Cucumber_9930_V3, whole genome shotgun sequence harbors:
- the LOC101208610 gene encoding 3-oxo-5-alpha-steroid 4-dehydrogenase 2, translating into MDTLSEFVFPPPASAFVNVMTVVSSAIVAVVGLSEARGKHLKYSKFWSSNNANTDRKSFNLSAKLGMLVAYIPAFLAGVVSLWLFPSEDRRILLLKSALVLHFFKRNLEVLFLHKYSSKMAVDSVITISFSYFSSTAIMIYTQHLSQGLLREPPIDLKSIGVGLFLIGIIGNFYHHYLLSQTRKQGETSYKIPKGGLFSLIICPHYLFEIIEFFGFAFISQTIYSLFFAFATALYLSGRSYATRKWYVSKFEDFPIHVKALLPFVF; encoded by the exons ATGGATACTTTATCGGAGTTTGTTTTTCCGCCGCCGGCTTCGGCGTTTGTGAACGTGATGACGGTGGTGAGCTCGGCGATTGTGGCGGTGGTGGGGCTATCAGAAGCTAGAGGGAAGCATCTGAAGTATTCCAAGTTCTGGAGTAGTAATAATGCGAATACTGATCGGAAATCTTTTAACTTGTCGGCTAAGTTAGGAATGTTAGTAGCTTATATCCCGGCGTTTCTCGCCGGCGTCGTATCGCTATGGTTGTTTCCAAGTGAGGATCGGAGGATTCTTCTGCTTAAGTCAGCTCTCGTCTTGCATTTCTTCAAGAGAAACCTTGAG GTACTGTTTCTTCACAAATACAGCAGCAAAATGGCAGTTGACTCAGTGATTACGATCTCCTTCAGCTATTTCTCCTCCACAGCGATCATGATATACACTCAACACCTTTCACAAGGCCTTCTTCGTGAGCCACCCATTGATCTGAAAAGCATTGGGGTTGGTTTGTTTCTGATAGGCATTATTGGGAACTTTTACCATCATTATCTCTTGTCACAAACAAGGAAGCAAGGAGAAACAAGCTACAAAATTCCCAAAGGAGGCCTCTTCAGCCTTATCATTTGCCCTCATTATCTGTTTGAGATAATTGAGTTCTTTGGATTTGCTTTCATCTCTCAAACAATTTACTCATTGTTCTTTGCGTTTGCCACTGCTTTGTATTTGAGTGGGAGAAGCTATGCCACTAGGAAATGGTATGTCTCTAAGTTTGAAGACTTCCCTATCCATGTTAAAGCCCTTCTCCCCTTTGtgttttaa
- the LOC101208853 gene encoding steroid 5-alpha-reductase DET2: MQFTAAMNTLSAFFFPLPPSLLVNVMTVVSSVVVAVIGFSEARGTHLQYSKFWNTSNSATKSSNSEQLRISSRLGMLLLYTPAVLAGAASFWFLPNDDLRVLLLKSALTFHFFKRDFEVLFVHKYSGKMVIDSALIISLSYFSSTALMIYAQQQSKALPEPTIDLKNIGIAVFVIGIIGNMYHHILLSQTRKKGETGYKIPKGGLFGIIICPHYMFEITVYFGFALISQTFYAFFFAIATAIYLGGRSYATRKWYVSKFEDFPQHIKALIPFVF, from the exons ATGCAGTTCACGGCGGCGATGAATACTTTATCGGCGTTTTTCTTTCCGCTGCCTCCATCACTGTTAGTTAACGTGATGACGGTGGTGAGTTCGGTGGTGGTAGCGGTCATAGGGTTTTCGGAAGCGAGAGGAACGCATTTGCAGTATTCAAAGTTCTGGAATACGAGTAATAGTGCTACGAAATCATCCAACTCAGAGCAACTCAGGATTTCCTCAAGATTAGGGATGCTCCTGCTTTATACTCCGGCGGTTCTCGCCGGCGCTGCGTCGTTCTGGTTCTTACCGAACGACGATTTGAGAGTTCTTCTGCTTAAGTCCGCTCTcactttccatttcttcaagCGCGACTTTGAG GTACTATTTGTTCACAAATACAGCGGCAAGATGGTAATTGATTCAGCATTAATCATCTCCCTCAGCTACTTCTCTTCTACAGCACTTATGATATACGCTCAACAGCAATCAAAAGCACTTCCAGAGCCAACCATTGATCTGAAAAACATCGGAATTGCTGTGTTTGTAATAGGCATTATTGGTAACATGTACCACCATATTCTTTTGTCTCaaactagaaaaaaaggagaaacaGGCTACAAAATCCCCAAAGGAGGCCTCTTCGGCATCATCATCTGCCCACACTACATGTTCGAAATAACTGTGTATTTCGGCTTTGCTCTCATCTCTCAGACATTTTACGCATTCTTCTTCGCCATTGCCACCGCTATCTATCTGGGTGGAAGAAGCTACGCCACACGGAAATGGTACGTCTCTAAATTTGAAGACTTCCCTCAACATATCAAAGCCCTCATTCCCTTCGTATTCTAG